One segment of Stegostoma tigrinum isolate sSteTig4 chromosome 26, sSteTig4.hap1, whole genome shotgun sequence DNA contains the following:
- the aplnra gene encoding apelin receptor A: MDNLMSQFAEGNYSELMNFSEYNDCDYADWEHSNSVVPVLYMLVFVFGLSGNGVVICIVWKSRTKRRSADTYIGNLALADLAFVVTLPLWAVYAALDYHWPFSWLLCKLSSYLVMINMYASVFCLTCLSFDRYLAIVHSLSSNKLRSKRTTILSLVLIWSLSGVLASPALILRRTQEKENQTVCAMDYSLVANANTEHLWVGGLSLFASTVGFLLPFLLMSGFYFAIGNTVTRHFQNVKKEEQKKKRLLKIITALVLVFAICWLPFHIIKTIDAIIWLDLIKIPCSVDEFLISAHPYATCVAYINSCLNPFLYAFFDQRFRSECLCVLRCSRLKKALHTPITSISSSMSNPTKSEAPSSATKV; encoded by the coding sequence ATGGATAACTTAATGAGTCAGTTCGCGGAGGGAAACTACAGTGAGCTGATGAACTTTTCTGAGTACAATGACTGCGACTACGCTGACTGGGAGCACTCGAACTCAGTGGTTCCTGTTCTCTACATGCTGGTCTTCGTCTTCGGGCTGTCCGGGAATGGAGTGGTCATTTGCATAGTGTGGAAGTCCCGCACCAAGAGGAGATCTGCAGACACCTACATCGGGAACCTTGCCTTGGCCGACCTGGCCTTTGTGGTCACTTTACCCCTGTGGGCTGTCTACGCTGCCCTGGACTATCACTGGCCTTTCAGCTGGCTCCTCTGCAAACTCAGCAGTTACCTGGTGATGATCAACATGTACGCCAGCGTCTTCTGCCTGACCTGCCTCAGCTTTGACCGCTATCTGGCCATTGTCCACTCTCTGTCTAGCAACAAGCTGCGCTCCAAGAGGACCACCATCCTCTCGCTGGTCCTTATCTGGTCCCTGTCGGGCGTCCTGGCTTCTCCAGCTTTAATACTGCGGCGGACGCAGGAAAAAGAGAACCAGACCGTCTGTGCCATGGACTACTCTCTGGTAGCGAATGCCAACACTGAGCATTTGTGGGTGGGGGGTCTCAGCCTGTTCGCCAGCACCGTGGGCTTCCTGCTGCCTTTCCTGCTGATGTCCGGCTTCTACTTCGCCATTGGCAACACGGTCACCAGGCACTTCCAGAACGTCAAGAaggaagaacagaagaaaaaGCGCCTCCTCAAGATCATCACGGCCCTGGTCCTGGTCTTCGCCATTTGCTGGCTCCCTTTCCACATCATTAAGACCATCGATGCAATCATCTGGCTGGATCTCATCAAGATCCCGTGCTCCGTCGATGAATTCTTAATCTCGGCTCATCCTTACGCTACATGTGTCGCTTATATCAACAGCTGCCTCAACCCGTTCCTCTACGCGTTCTTTGATCAGCGATTTCGCTCAGAGTGCCTTTGTGTGCTGCGCTGTTCCCGGCTAAAGAAAGCTCTGCACACCCCGATCACATCCATCTCCTCCAGCATGAGCAACCCCACCAAATCCGAAGCACCCTCCTCTGCTACTAAAGTCTAA